GAGCCTCTCGTTAGGCTCCCAGGGGCGCGCAAGCTCCTGCTGCAGCGCCTCGGCCGCTTCCTGGGGCCGCCCGGCGGCCAGCAGGAGATCCGCGACCAAGGCCGCCAGGCGATAGTTGCCGGGGCACCGCGGCTCGAGCCGCCGCGCCTCGTTGAGCGCTTCGGGAGCGAGCGAGGGGACGGAGCGGGCCGCCGTCTCGAGATCCTCCACGGCGGCGTTGAATTCCTGCCGGAGGGCAAGTCCCTGGGCGCGGGCCAGCCTCGCCTCGCCGAGGCGCGGGTCTTTCTCGATCAGCAGAGTGAACCCCTTGAGCACCGAGTCCAGGAGCCCGGGGTCGCGCTCCAGCGCCTTGCGATAGGCGCGCACGGCCGCGGGCAGTCGATCGAAGCGGAACAGGATCTCGGCGGACAGGAAAGCCACCCGGGCTGTCCCGGCGTCTTGGGAGATGATCTCCTCGAGAATCCGCAGGACCTCATCGCGGGGGCCGTCGGTCCGGGAGGCCGCCTGGAAGAGCTTCTCGGCCGCTCCCGCGATCTCGCCGTCCGCCAGATACACTTCCGCCATGGTGAGGTAGGGGAGCGCCGCCTTGGGATCCTCGGAGATCATCTCGGAGCAGTAGCGGATGACCTGCGGAGCCGAGGCCTTGTCGACGCGGTAGGCCCCCCGACAGGCTTCGGCGGCGCGCGCGATGTCTTTCAGCGTCCGCTGGGCGCGGGCCATCGCCAGGTATCCGGAAGACAGCCGGGAGGAGCGCGCCAAAATGGTCTCCAGGCGCGGAATCATCGATCGCGCGCTTTCCGGATGCGACTCCAGGACAGTCGTGATCGCCTCGGTCGTGGCCTTGTCGTTTCCCAGTCCGAAGAGGATCTCGACGCGGGCGACGGCGGCTTCAGGAGAGATGGGATGGGAGGAGCGGATTCGATCCAGCTCGGACAGGACTCCTTCGGAGATGCGCGGATCGCTGCGGAACGCCTCCAGCAGGTGGCCCACTCCCTCCGCCACCCGTCCGATCTCCGGGAGGATCTTCCCGAGCGCCAGCGACCCAAGGGACAGGTTGGGATGGAGATCCAGCACGCGCTCGAGCTTCGCGGCGACTTCGGAGGCGAGGGAGGAGCTCTTTCGGAAGGCGTTGTAATAGCGCTTGACGGCGGCGGTGGCGTCCCCCCGCTCGAGCAAGGCCTCGCCGAGATGGATCTGGATGGGCGCGGTCTGATGGTCGTCCCGGAGCCGCAGCGTCTCGCTGCCGAGCGCCTGAACCTGCTCGAACTGCTTGGAGAGCAACAAGGCGGTCGACAGGCCGATACGGACCTCGAGATCGTCGGGAGAGGTCTTCAGCGCGGCCCGGTAGCGGGCCAGCACGGGGGCCAGCAAGTCGGCGTTCAGCGATTGGATCTTGCGGAGCTCCGCGGTCGCGCCCCGGTAGTCCTTCTGCTGGAGGTGCAGTCCCGCCAGGATGTACCGCACCTCGGTCGTCTCCGGATGGCGGGCCAGCAGGGTCTCGAAGATCTCCTCGATCTCTTCCATCCGCTCCGGGGCCAGGACCGCGACTTCCTGGAAGGCGTTGACCGCTTCGCCGATCTCCCCCGCGATCATGGCCGCTTCCCCCTGGCCGAACCGGGCCGCCGCCGGGAGCGCCCCGCCCGACGCCACGTCGCGGAACACCGGGAGCGCGGCGCGGGCGGCCTCCCGGGAGCACCGCGACGCCTCGGAAAGGAGGTGGAGGACCTCCGCCGCGCGGCCGGGATCGTCGGCCAGGAGCCCTCCAAGGACCGACACGGCCTCCACCGGCTCGCTGGCCGCGACGAACGACTCGGCCAGCGCGATCCGCAACCCGGGGTGCGACGGGTCGGCGAGCAGCGCCTCCTGGACGGCGGCGCGCGCCTCCGTGGCGGCCTTCGGGTCGCGGCGGATCCGGTTGCGCAGCAGGAGCGCGACCCGCCCAAGCTCCTTCTGCTGCAGGAAGATCTTGGCCAGGGCGGCTGAAATCGGGGCGGAGGCAATGTTCTGCTCGAGCATCGCCAGGAGTTTCGGAACGAGAATCGGCCCGTCCTCGGGGGAGAGCGCCAGCACGCGCTCGTAGCGGACCACCCCCTCCTCGGATCGCCCGGCCTTGAAGTCCAGCTCTCCCAGAAGCAGGAAGGTGCGCGCGTGATCCGGGAACGCGGCCGCCACCTTTTCTAACGCGGCGGCGCTCTTGGCGTCGCCGATCTTCTCCGAGGCGAGCAGGATCGCCTCCACGGCGAGGACCGGCTTGCCGGCCCGGACATAAGCGTCGGCCAGCGCCAGGCGCAGTTCCGGATGCTCCTCCATCTTCGGCGTGAGCTCTTCGAGCAGTTGGACGATCGGCGGGCCGTGCGAGGCATGCGCGCCAAGCCGGGAGAGGGCCGCGAGCATCTCCGCGAATTTCCCCTCTTGACACCGGGCGCGGACGAGCAGCCAAAGCAGGCCGGGACTGTCGGGACTCTCCTTCAGGGCCGCGTCCATCCGCGCCGCCGCGAGAGGAGCGGCCCCCGCGGCGTCCGCCTCCATGGCGTGATCGATCTGCGCCAGCGCTTCCTCCGTCTTTCCCGCTTCGAGGAGCAGATCGACGAGGCCGAAACGGAGCGGGAGGTTGTGATAATCGCGGGCCAGGATCGCTTCGAAGCGGGCGCAGATTTTCCCGGTCTCCTCGGGGTTCTTCTCGATCAGGTTCCGGTAGGCCTGGGTCGCCTTCCCGTAATCCCCCGCGCGCTCGAGCGCCAGGGCGACGTAATAGGCGGAGTGGAGGGAGGTCTTGGTCAGCTTCGCCGTCGGGGCGTTCTTCCGGACGGCCTCCCACTTGGCGAGATGCCTCCCGTGATACACGCGCAGCGCCTCGGGACTGATTCGATCCAAGGCATCCAAGGCGCGGGGGTAGTCTTCCTGCCGAATGTAGTGCTCCGCGACGGCATCGTAGAAGGTCCCTACTTCGCGCCCCTTCATCCTCACTTCCTCGATGAACTCCTGGACCGCATCGATGTGCTTCGGACGGAGGCGGAGGACCTTCTTGAGACATTCTCCCGCGTCGGTCTCGCGGCCCGCTGCGAGGAAGCAGCGGGAAAGCTCGAAGAGGAGCGGCTCGCTGTCGGAGTTGCGCGCCAGCCCCGCTTCCAGG
This genomic interval from Candidatus Polarisedimenticolia bacterium contains the following:
- a CDS encoding tetratricopeptide repeat protein, translated to MKLPDVSLLKTLTQGPEARALEKARTSLNEGRADKAIEALEAGLARNSDSEPLLFELSRCFLAAGRETDAGECLKKVLRLRPKHIDAVQEFIEEVRMKGREVGTFYDAVAEHYIRQEDYPRALDALDRISPEALRVYHGRHLAKWEAVRKNAPTAKLTKTSLHSAYYVALALERAGDYGKATQAYRNLIEKNPEETGKICARFEAILARDYHNLPLRFGLVDLLLEAGKTEEALAQIDHAMEADAAGAAPLAAARMDAALKESPDSPGLLWLLVRARCQEGKFAEMLAALSRLGAHASHGPPIVQLLEELTPKMEEHPELRLALADAYVRAGKPVLAVEAILLASEKIGDAKSAAALEKVAAAFPDHARTFLLLGELDFKAGRSEEGVVRYERVLALSPEDGPILVPKLLAMLEQNIASAPISAALAKIFLQQKELGRVALLLRNRIRRDPKAATEARAAVQEALLADPSHPGLRIALAESFVAASEPVEAVSVLGGLLADDPGRAAEVLHLLSEASRCSREAARAALPVFRDVASGGALPAAARFGQGEAAMIAGEIGEAVNAFQEVAVLAPERMEEIEEIFETLLARHPETTEVRYILAGLHLQQKDYRGATAELRKIQSLNADLLAPVLARYRAALKTSPDDLEVRIGLSTALLLSKQFEQVQALGSETLRLRDDHQTAPIQIHLGEALLERGDATAAVKRYYNAFRKSSSLASEVAAKLERVLDLHPNLSLGSLALGKILPEIGRVAEGVGHLLEAFRSDPRISEGVLSELDRIRSSHPISPEAAVARVEILFGLGNDKATTEAITTVLESHPESARSMIPRLETILARSSRLSSGYLAMARAQRTLKDIARAAEACRGAYRVDKASAPQVIRYCSEMISEDPKAALPYLTMAEVYLADGEIAGAAEKLFQAASRTDGPRDEVLRILEEIISQDAGTARVAFLSAEILFRFDRLPAAVRAYRKALERDPGLLDSVLKGFTLLIEKDPRLGEARLARAQGLALRQEFNAAVEDLETAARSVPSLAPEALNEARRLEPRCPGNYRLAALVADLLLAAGRPQEAAEALQQELARPWEPNERLSLLVRLWRACLARGETAAAKQALAEAESLAPDRNRLLSRVHDTVLAHVQTEVGALRERLGKGETGGAEMRRLALGLLTLGETREALDLTGAAAGVLEASDLLRIHSEAALQESDYFRAAEILKPCGPDRRLAFAAERCGDYVLACRTLERIAEGDPSPEIRSALKRAYRRLVLHDLEPERQKLLGETVLRFGK